One window from the genome of Treponema sp. OMZ 838 encodes:
- a CDS encoding energy-coupling factor transporter transmembrane protein EcfT: MNTKRKADPRTVLGIVFIFISFGLAVNKPLPSHVLLIICNFYLWDVRAYRESVLYSGMYSIIAVSMFYIHYIPNSTIALMIVSLSYFIQKFVIAVMMIIFLKKKTSMPSIISAMQTMKFPNIIAIPLIVVFRYLPSLKEDYGCLKDSLKIRGISISGLRFLIHPIRSLELIIVPILFRSLRIAEELSTSVLLRGIENYKNRTNVYPLKFTKTDFVYGLCTAIAVAVVSYLQVSNIF; the protein is encoded by the coding sequence GTGAATACAAAAAGAAAAGCGGATCCGAGAACGGTACTCGGCATTGTATTTATTTTTATCTCGTTCGGTCTTGCCGTCAATAAGCCCCTCCCCTCACATGTTTTACTTATTATTTGTAATTTCTATTTATGGGATGTACGCGCTTATCGTGAATCCGTTTTATATAGCGGAATGTATAGTATCATTGCCGTGTCGATGTTTTATATTCATTATATTCCGAATTCGACAATTGCTCTCATGATTGTATCTTTAAGTTATTTTATTCAAAAATTCGTTATTGCGGTTATGATGATTATATTCTTGAAAAAGAAAACTTCCATGCCCTCTATTATATCGGCTATGCAGACGATGAAATTTCCAAACATAATAGCAATTCCCTTAATCGTTGTATTTAGGTATCTCCCGTCCTTAAAAGAAGATTACGGCTGTTTAAAAGACAGTTTAAAAATAAGAGGAATTTCTATTTCGGGCTTACGGTTTTTAATTCATCCCATTCGTTCTTTAGAACTTATAATTGTTCCGATTTTATTTAGAAGTCTTCGCATAGCTGAGGAACTTTCCACATCGGTTTTGCTGAGAGGAATTGAAAACTATAAAAACAGAACGAATGTCTATCCGCTCAAATTTACAAAAACGGATTTTGTATACGGATTATGTACGGCTATTGCTGTGGCTGTGGTATCGTACTTACAGGTTAGTAATATTTTTTAG
- a CDS encoding TetR/AcrR family transcriptional regulator — MQVLKEEVKTRILTAAEKIFYEQDYRSAKLTDIAEQADVPVALIYTYFKNKEGLFDEVVEGVLDNIITMMEDEEKMEAGSPYERFNRGGASQLPKLLKSRIKLIILIDKSSGTKHENAKDMWVKRLEQHIKDGLKRYSKTKHDPMLAHILANNYVEGLMEIARHYKNEKWAEDMLFILNQCYFNGVESL; from the coding sequence ATGCAGGTATTAAAAGAAGAGGTCAAAACTAGGATTCTGACGGCTGCGGAAAAAATATTTTATGAACAAGATTATAGAAGCGCCAAGCTGACGGATATTGCAGAACAGGCTGATGTTCCCGTTGCGCTTATTTATACCTACTTCAAAAATAAAGAAGGTTTGTTTGATGAAGTAGTTGAAGGTGTCTTGGATAACATCATTACGATGATGGAAGATGAAGAAAAGATGGAAGCCGGAAGTCCTTATGAAAGATTTAATCGAGGCGGAGCATCTCAACTTCCCAAACTGTTAAAGAGTAGAATAAAACTCATCATCTTGATCGACAAGAGCTCGGGGACGAAACATGAAAATGCAAAAGATATGTGGGTTAAACGATTGGAACAGCATATAAAAGACGGTTTAAAGAGATATTCAAAAACCAAGCACGATCCAATGCTTGCTCATATTTTGGCAAATAATTATGTTGAGGGGCTTATGGAAATTGCACGGCACTATAAAAATGAAAAATGGGCAGAAGATATGCTCTTTATTCTTAATCAGTGCTATTTTAATGGAGTTGAATCATTGTAA
- a CDS encoding ABC transporter ATP-binding protein yields MTEKELKKQVTGKTFLSNVLLALKIVFDLIPQVLLVLVISSLFSGKAERGYFKMIAGGIFISFMLKACCNYLAVKTAHDRAFSTLTELRLTIIEHLKKLNLGFFKKHTTGELTSIVEHDVEQIEIYLAHGLPEIMAATLLPVLVFIAILFIDYRLALIMIAGVPLMFLVQQLSAKTMQKRFQIYFEREMQMREDMMEYVKNIAVIKAFAKEECFSSRTLDSARSYVQDVKKSMGAVTGPMVLIDIFMEAGAVSVMMLGSILLLHNNISTAQFILSVILSSVFVSAISKTATLHHFSIVFTEKLKSIAVILCAPLAKEKISEKLKTGDIECKNVHFKYEKDGFALKDITVQCKKNTLNALVGPSGCGKSTLANLIMGFWDVDSGVLTISGKDISHYDTDSISALIGSVQQEVILFNMSIFENIAIGKAGASEAEVIEAAQKARCHDFISALPHGYNTRVGEMGVKLSGGEKQRISIARMILKNAPILILDEAMAAVDSENEKLINEAIEELRKNKTVITIAHHLNTVQNADKIIIMDKGRILDSGTHEELISRCTFYKEMVEAQNKVDNWRVG; encoded by the coding sequence ATGACTGAAAAGGAATTGAAAAAACAGGTAACGGGTAAAACCTTTTTGTCCAATGTGCTGCTTGCACTTAAAATAGTGTTTGACTTAATACCGCAGGTTTTATTGGTACTGGTGATAAGCAGCCTATTTTCGGGAAAAGCGGAAAGGGGATATTTTAAAATGATTGCCGGTGGTATTTTCATCTCGTTTATGCTCAAGGCGTGTTGTAATTATCTTGCCGTAAAGACAGCTCATGACAGGGCTTTTAGTACATTGACGGAATTACGGCTTACCATAATTGAACACCTGAAAAAATTGAATTTAGGATTTTTTAAAAAGCATACTACCGGCGAGCTTACAAGCATTGTTGAACACGATGTAGAGCAGATTGAAATATATCTGGCGCACGGTCTTCCGGAAATCATGGCGGCAACTCTTCTTCCTGTTCTGGTTTTTATTGCAATACTTTTTATAGATTACCGGCTCGCATTAATAATGATTGCAGGGGTACCGCTCATGTTCCTTGTACAACAATTATCTGCAAAGACCATGCAAAAAAGATTTCAAATATATTTTGAACGAGAAATGCAGATGAGGGAAGACATGATGGAGTACGTAAAAAATATTGCCGTCATAAAGGCATTTGCAAAAGAAGAGTGTTTTAGCAGCAGAACTTTGGATTCCGCACGCTCTTATGTGCAAGATGTAAAAAAGAGTATGGGTGCCGTTACGGGCCCAATGGTGCTTATCGATATTTTTATGGAAGCCGGAGCGGTATCGGTTATGATGTTAGGAAGTATACTGCTCTTACATAACAATATTTCTACCGCTCAGTTTATACTGTCCGTTATCTTATCTTCGGTGTTTGTGTCAGCAATAAGTAAAACCGCAACGCTCCATCATTTTTCCATCGTGTTTACTGAAAAGCTCAAAAGCATAGCGGTGATTCTCTGTGCGCCTCTTGCAAAAGAAAAGATCAGCGAAAAACTGAAAACGGGAGATATAGAATGCAAGAACGTACATTTTAAGTATGAAAAAGACGGCTTTGCGTTAAAAGATATTACGGTACAGTGTAAAAAAAACACTTTAAATGCGCTTGTCGGGCCGAGCGGCTGCGGTAAAAGCACGCTTGCGAATCTTATCATGGGTTTTTGGGATGTTGATTCAGGTGTGCTCACAATTTCGGGCAAAGATATTTCACACTATGATACGGACAGCATTTCCGCTCTTATCGGAAGTGTTCAACAGGAAGTGATCCTTTTTAATATGAGCATCTTTGAAAATATCGCGATCGGTAAGGCGGGCGCTTCGGAAGCGGAAGTTATAGAGGCCGCCCAAAAAGCACGATGTCATGATTTTATTTCCGCCCTGCCTCACGGCTACAACACACGGGTCGGAGAGATGGGCGTAAAACTTTCGGGAGGAGAAAAGCAAAGAATATCCATTGCCCGGATGATTCTTAAAAATGCCCCAATTCTTATTTTAGATGAAGCGATGGCTGCGGTTGACAGCGAAAACGAAAAACTCATAAACGAGGCGATCGAAGAATTAAGAAAAAATAAAACGGTTATCACGATTGCGCATCACCTGAACACCGTACAAAACGCGGACAAAATAATCATTATGGATAAAGGCCGCATACTGGATTCCGGCACACATGAAGAATTGATTTCGCGATGCACCTTTTATAAAGAAATGGTCGAAGCCCAAAACAAAGTAGACAACTGGCGAGTGGGGTAA
- a CDS encoding MptD family putative ECF transporter S component, which produces METTTNKLNAKDFIFIGIFGTVALLIFFVTGAIAALTLFGTVANIPITLFFVSIAFMLAASKVRKTGVFFIMGIIIVLPGFMAANGIGVGLSIIGWFIAETLASTMKYKDKKAIILSYMLGSTLQTALFTLPMYLSHGEYFVQRKEILHLTDEALQQYLQVVGSWQMYGSMVALTVITSFAGAWISMRILKKHFEKAGVI; this is translated from the coding sequence ATGGAAACAACGACAAACAAACTAAACGCCAAAGATTTTATTTTTATCGGAATTTTTGGTACAGTTGCACTGCTCATCTTCTTTGTTACAGGAGCAATTGCTGCATTAACGCTTTTCGGAACGGTAGCCAATATCCCGATTACGCTGTTTTTTGTATCGATAGCATTTATGCTGGCGGCATCAAAGGTAAGAAAAACGGGCGTCTTTTTTATTATGGGGATAATTATCGTTTTACCGGGATTTATGGCGGCAAACGGAATAGGCGTCGGCCTTTCAATTATCGGCTGGTTCATTGCGGAGACTCTTGCGTCAACGATGAAGTACAAGGATAAAAAAGCAATTATTCTGTCCTATATGCTGGGCTCCACATTGCAGACAGCCTTGTTCACCCTGCCCATGTATCTTTCGCATGGAGAATACTTTGTGCAAAGAAAGGAGATTTTACATTTAACGGATGAAGCTTTACAACAGTATTTGCAGGTTGTGGGTTCATGGCAGATGTACGGTTCTATGGTTGCATTGACAGTTATAACAAGTTTCGCGGGAGCGTGGATTTCTATGCGGATATTAAAAAAGCATTTTGAAAAAGCGGGAGTGATATAG
- the murI gene encoding glutamate racemase, with product MHKTYVFLDSGIGGLPYFRYFHKKAPQASAAYVADLEHFPYGEKTREDVIKYAVGVTEKIINRLDPAMVIVVCNTMSTAALDALRKHFSIPFVGTVPAVKVAAEVSTNKRIGIIATARTINDPYLDKLIESFAADCTIERRADAELVAKIENGLITAPDEEKRKAVVPAIRQFKDAGVDTIVLACTHFLHLADTFAECAAPEIKVVDSLPGVVSHALDVLPPPAGGNASRSSCYVTGEITERIDRLYRGYCELFDLDWKGAL from the coding sequence ATGCACAAAACGTATGTTTTTTTAGATTCGGGGATAGGCGGCTTGCCGTACTTCCGGTATTTCCATAAAAAAGCACCGCAAGCATCGGCTGCGTATGTGGCGGATTTGGAACATTTTCCCTACGGGGAAAAAACGCGTGAGGACGTGATTAAGTACGCAGTCGGTGTTACGGAAAAAATAATAAATCGATTGGATCCCGCAATGGTTATCGTGGTGTGTAATACGATGTCAACCGCCGCCCTCGATGCACTGCGCAAACATTTTTCCATTCCCTTTGTCGGTACCGTACCGGCGGTAAAGGTCGCGGCGGAAGTCAGTACGAATAAGCGTATTGGGATTATCGCCACGGCGCGAACAATCAACGACCCGTATCTTGATAAACTGATTGAATCATTTGCCGCCGATTGTACTATCGAAAGACGAGCGGATGCGGAACTGGTTGCAAAAATTGAAAACGGACTGATTACCGCCCCGGATGAAGAAAAACGAAAAGCAGTAGTGCCTGCAATCCGGCAGTTTAAAGACGCCGGTGTCGATACGATTGTACTGGCGTGCACTCACTTTTTACATCTTGCAGACACCTTTGCCGAATGCGCCGCTCCGGAAATAAAGGTTGTCGATTCCTTGCCCGGAGTTGTTTCCCATGCATTGGATGTGCTGCCTCCGCCGGCCGGTGGGAACGCATCCCGCAGCAGTTGCTATGTTACCGGCGAAATCACCGAGCGTATCGACCGGCTGTACCGCGGTTACTGTGAACTTTTCGACCTCGATTGGAAGGGAGCGCTGTAA
- a CDS encoding ABC transporter ATP-binding protein — MYKKLFAFLSKRGKIDVCISSLFFTLYGLSSVGMLLTVFAILFKIAAGTDVQGLYGAFATLIGLVVFKGLCNMLADLKKHGAGFDVVQQIRERMIVKLKLFSLGFYTNERLGELNTILHKDVDNMSMVVGHMWPRMFGDFLIALAVFIGLCFINLSAALVMAASIPLSLAYLFYTIKGAQKTEHNNNSALADMVSLFVEYVRGIPVLKSFSHNKSLDTELFEKTKKFGETSKAASRFKARQLSVFSFLIDAGYFVLFIYSGLAALRGSIDVLSFMIIAVISKEFYKPFAALETHYMYYVSAVDSYHRLGKILHAEVIADKTDGVTRAQNDIVFKDVAFSYEEDEFKMNGINFSVPEKTMTALVGESGSGKTTVTNLLLRFYDVQSGTITLGGTDIRDIPYDELLDRISIVMQNVQLFDNTIEENIRVGKKGATKEEIIEAAKKAKIHDFIMSLPKGYETDIGENGGLLSGGQRQRISIARAFLKDAPILILDEMTSNVDPVNESLIQDAITELAKNRTVIVIAHHLRTIQKADQILVFQKGCLIEKGKHRELLEKEAYYARLWKAQYGSGMCSR; from the coding sequence ATGTATAAAAAATTATTTGCATTTTTGAGTAAGCGGGGAAAAATCGATGTATGTATTTCTTCTCTGTTTTTTACCTTGTACGGATTGAGCTCCGTGGGGATGTTGCTTACGGTGTTTGCGATTTTGTTTAAGATTGCTGCCGGGACTGATGTTCAGGGACTCTACGGGGCTTTTGCAACGCTGATAGGCTTGGTCGTTTTTAAGGGACTTTGCAATATGCTTGCCGACTTAAAAAAGCACGGAGCCGGCTTTGATGTGGTGCAGCAAATACGGGAGCGGATGATTGTAAAATTAAAGCTGTTTAGTTTGGGATTTTATACGAATGAACGGCTGGGGGAATTAAATACAATTCTTCATAAAGATGTGGACAATATGTCTATGGTGGTCGGTCATATGTGGCCGCGGATGTTCGGTGATTTTCTCATTGCGCTTGCGGTATTTATCGGTCTTTGCTTTATCAATCTTAGTGCAGCCCTTGTGATGGCCGCGTCGATTCCTCTTTCGCTTGCTTACCTTTTTTACACAATTAAGGGAGCACAAAAAACGGAGCATAACAATAATTCCGCACTTGCCGATATGGTGAGTTTATTTGTCGAATATGTACGCGGTATTCCGGTGCTCAAAAGTTTTTCGCATAATAAAAGTCTGGATACTGAACTTTTTGAAAAGACAAAAAAATTCGGAGAAACAAGTAAGGCTGCTTCCCGTTTTAAGGCAAGACAGCTTTCGGTCTTTTCGTTTTTAATCGATGCAGGGTATTTTGTTCTTTTCATTTATTCCGGTCTTGCCGCGTTACGAGGAAGCATCGATGTGCTCAGCTTTATGATTATCGCAGTCATTTCAAAAGAATTTTATAAACCTTTTGCAGCTCTGGAAACGCACTATATGTATTATGTGTCTGCCGTAGACAGCTATCACCGCTTGGGAAAAATTCTTCATGCCGAGGTAATAGCCGATAAAACGGACGGAGTTACTCGTGCACAAAACGATATTGTTTTTAAAGATGTAGCATTTTCTTATGAAGAAGATGAGTTCAAAATGAATGGAATAAATTTTTCCGTTCCGGAAAAAACGATGACTGCGCTTGTAGGAGAATCGGGAAGCGGTAAGACGACGGTTACGAATTTGCTTTTGCGGTTTTACGATGTGCAAAGCGGAACTATTACGCTCGGCGGTACCGATATTCGGGATATCCCCTACGATGAACTTTTAGATCGCATCAGCATTGTTATGCAAAATGTTCAGTTATTTGATAACACCATCGAAGAAAATATCCGAGTAGGAAAAAAAGGAGCAACAAAAGAAGAAATCATCGAAGCTGCAAAAAAGGCAAAGATTCACGATTTTATTATGAGCTTGCCGAAAGGCTATGAAACGGATATAGGCGAAAACGGAGGTCTCTTATCCGGCGGACAAAGACAGCGGATTTCCATTGCACGAGCATTTTTAAAAGACGCTCCGATTTTAATCCTCGACGAAATGACCAGCAATGTCGATCCTGTAAATGAGTCTTTAATACAGGATGCCATTACAGAACTTGCAAAAAACAGAACGGTCATAGTGATCGCTCATCATTTAAGGACTATTCAAAAGGCAGATCAAATCCTTGTGTTTCAAAAAGGCTGTCTTATCGAAAAAGGAAAGCATAGAGAACTTTTGGAAAAGGAGGCTTACTATGCGCGGCTTTGGAAGGCACAATACGGGAGCGGAATGTGCTCACGCTAA
- a CDS encoding ABC transporter ATP-binding protein, protein MLKTLSKSLREYKRTSVIAVLLTITEVVFEIIIPSCMAYLIDFGIEAGAMQTVFKYGAALLVFALIQLLTGVFSSVTAAKASAGFAANLRQDMYDNVQTFSFSNIDKFSPSSIITRLTTDVTNVLNSYQMLVKLAVRAPGMMIFAMIASFRISTNISLIFLGMIPLLGLGIFLIIRKVHPIFRTVFKTYDTLNNVVQENVRGVRAVKSFNRQQYEITKFENISESIYKGFSKGERYITLMMPMAQLCIYTCMILISWFGAKEIVASGNNATQGLTTGSLMALFSYASQIMMSLMMFSMVFVMITISRSSADRIAEILNEQPDITNPEHPVMEVKNGEICFTNADFMYTADADKKVIDNANLVIRSGETVGIIGGTGSSKTSFVQLIPRLYDVTSGSVSVGGVNVKDYDVKTLRDAVAMVLQKNELFAGTVKTNLQWGNEHASDAEIAEACRLACAAEFVEAMPDGYNSRIEQGGANVSGGQKQRLCIARALLKKPKILILDDSTSAVDTKTDALIQKSFKDFLPDTTKIIIAQRISSVQHADKILVFDNGAITAVGTHDELLHTSDIYKEVFETQQKGTDDIMTIRVEQCTRRYTAQQCNKNRRFRCII, encoded by the coding sequence ATGCTGAAGACTTTATCAAAAAGCCTGCGGGAATATAAACGGACATCCGTTATCGCAGTGCTGCTGACTATTACGGAGGTGGTGTTTGAAATAATCATCCCCTCCTGTATGGCGTATCTCATTGATTTTGGAATTGAAGCCGGTGCAATGCAAACGGTGTTCAAGTACGGGGCGGCGCTTTTGGTCTTTGCGCTTATTCAATTATTGACGGGGGTGTTTTCGTCGGTTACTGCGGCAAAGGCATCGGCGGGTTTTGCGGCAAATCTGCGGCAGGATATGTACGACAACGTGCAGACTTTTTCTTTTTCCAACATCGACAAATTTTCACCTTCTTCCATTATAACGCGGCTTACCACCGATGTAACAAACGTACTCAACTCCTATCAGATGCTGGTAAAACTTGCCGTGCGCGCCCCCGGAATGATGATCTTTGCGATGATTGCATCGTTTAGAATCAGTACGAACATTTCCCTCATCTTTCTCGGTATGATTCCGCTTTTGGGACTCGGTATCTTTCTTATTATCCGGAAGGTGCATCCGATATTCAGAACTGTTTTTAAAACCTACGATACGCTCAACAATGTGGTGCAGGAAAACGTGCGCGGTGTCCGGGCGGTAAAATCCTTTAACCGGCAGCAGTACGAAATTACCAAGTTTGAAAATATTTCCGAATCGATTTACAAGGGCTTTTCAAAAGGGGAGCGGTATATTACGCTGATGATGCCGATGGCACAGCTGTGTATTTATACCTGTATGATTTTGATTTCGTGGTTCGGTGCAAAGGAGATTGTTGCGAGCGGGAACAATGCGACGCAGGGGCTCACCACCGGGTCGCTGATGGCGCTGTTTTCGTATGCCTCTCAAATTATGATGAGCTTGATGATGTTTTCGATGGTCTTTGTGATGATCACTATTTCCCGTTCTTCCGCAGACCGTATTGCAGAAATTTTAAATGAGCAGCCGGACATCACCAATCCTGAGCATCCCGTGATGGAGGTAAAAAACGGAGAGATATGCTTTACCAATGCCGATTTTATGTATACTGCGGATGCCGATAAAAAAGTAATCGATAATGCGAACCTTGTTATCCGGTCTGGAGAAACGGTGGGGATTATCGGCGGCACGGGTTCTTCCAAAACATCTTTTGTCCAGCTCATTCCCCGCTTATACGATGTTACCTCCGGTTCGGTGAGTGTCGGCGGTGTGAACGTAAAAGACTACGATGTAAAAACGCTGCGGGATGCGGTAGCAATGGTCTTGCAGAAAAATGAATTGTTTGCCGGTACGGTAAAGACTAATTTGCAGTGGGGGAATGAACATGCAAGCGATGCGGAAATTGCGGAAGCGTGCCGCCTCGCTTGCGCTGCCGAATTTGTCGAAGCAATGCCGGATGGGTATAACTCCCGTATCGAGCAGGGAGGTGCCAATGTTTCCGGTGGACAAAAACAGCGGCTTTGTATTGCGCGGGCGCTGCTCAAGAAACCTAAGATTTTAATCCTCGATGATTCAACCAGTGCGGTAGACACCAAAACGGACGCACTGATTCAAAAGTCATTTAAAGACTTCCTGCCGGATACAACAAAGATCATTATTGCGCAGCGGATTTCTTCCGTACAACATGCGGATAAAATTCTCGTATTCGACAACGGAGCAATTACTGCGGTCGGCACACATGATGAATTGCTGCATACAAGCGACATCTATAAAGAAGTCTTTGAAACGCAACAAAAAGGAACTGACGACATAATGACTATCAGAGTTGAGCAGTGTACACGGAGGTACACTGCTCAACAGTGCAACAAAAATCGGAGGTTCCGATGCATAATATGA
- a CDS encoding ABC transporter ATP-binding protein, with amino-acid sequence MLTLKNISYKTRSGLLILDNINLEIKKGEFVVITGKSGSGKSTLGSVINGLISHYYDGVLTGEAYLNGKDICTMELSKIGCIVGCVFQDPRSQFFMTDPFSEAAFGCSNMLLNREEILKRVDNSLKLLGINHLKEKSIFKLSSGEKQKLAIASCYAMSPDIFLFDEPTANLDIHSIFDLENILRSLKEEGKTIIVLEHRLFYLSALCSRMLIMDKGRITGEYSKDEFFELQKNNKNIRPIYLGNLDTVHSKSIIDKTTPLLEIKNISYSHSKQEKPDVLKDISIRAYEKEVIGIIGENGAGKTTLAKLCTGLLKEKSGSVLIKGEKRSYKKRAGSIYFVMQDSDYQLFGNTVEDELNIGKKGGGLSYTEKETVLSDFEILDLKERHPLALSRGQKQRLTIAVAFCNNCKILFLDEPTSGLDKHSMDLVSKSILTEAKAGRLIFVISHDYEFLLSVCNRIIYLKSGMVHADFNLNNDTKKMLWELLSKKEEM; translated from the coding sequence GTGCTCACGCTAAAAAATATTTCGTATAAAACAAGGTCGGGGCTTCTCATTCTCGACAATATAAACCTCGAAATAAAAAAAGGAGAATTTGTTGTCATTACCGGAAAAAGCGGAAGCGGGAAGAGCACACTCGGCTCTGTTATCAATGGCCTTATCTCGCATTACTATGACGGAGTATTAACGGGCGAAGCTTATCTAAACGGAAAAGATATATGCACTATGGAGCTTTCAAAAATAGGCTGCATAGTAGGCTGTGTATTCCAAGACCCGCGAAGTCAGTTTTTTATGACCGATCCTTTTAGTGAAGCGGCATTCGGTTGCAGCAATATGCTTTTGAACAGGGAAGAAATACTGAAAAGGGTAGACAACAGTTTGAAGCTGCTTGGAATAAATCATCTAAAAGAGAAGAGTATCTTTAAACTTTCAAGCGGTGAAAAACAAAAACTGGCTATCGCGTCATGCTATGCGATGTCGCCTGACATTTTTTTGTTCGATGAGCCTACAGCTAATCTGGATATTCATTCCATCTTTGATTTGGAAAACATATTACGGAGCTTAAAAGAAGAAGGAAAAACCATTATCGTTTTGGAGCATCGATTATTTTATCTTTCGGCCTTATGCAGCCGTATGCTCATTATGGATAAGGGAAGAATTACGGGCGAATACTCAAAAGATGAATTTTTTGAGCTGCAAAAAAACAATAAAAATATTCGCCCCATATATTTGGGAAATCTCGATACGGTTCATTCTAAAAGTATTATCGATAAAACCACCCCATTGCTTGAAATAAAAAATATTTCATATTCACATTCAAAACAGGAAAAACCCGATGTGCTTAAAGACATATCAATAAGAGCTTATGAAAAGGAAGTTATCGGCATTATAGGTGAAAACGGAGCGGGTAAAACAACTCTTGCTAAATTGTGTACAGGCTTATTAAAAGAAAAAAGCGGAAGCGTTTTAATTAAAGGAGAAAAGCGTAGCTATAAGAAAAGGGCGGGGAGTATTTATTTTGTCATGCAGGACTCCGACTATCAACTTTTCGGTAATACCGTAGAGGATGAATTGAATATAGGAAAAAAAGGCGGCGGTTTGAGCTATACGGAAAAAGAAACCGTTTTATCGGACTTTGAAATTCTTGATTTAAAAGAACGGCATCCGCTTGCCCTCTCAAGAGGTCAAAAGCAACGGCTTACCATTGCAGTAGCTTTTTGCAATAACTGTAAGATACTTTTTTTAGATGAACCGACAAGCGGCTTGGATAAACATTCTATGGATTTAGTTTCTAAAAGTATTCTCACTGAGGCAAAGGCAGGTAGGCTTATATTTGTAATATCGCATGATTATGAATTTTTACTGTCTGTCTGCAACAGAATTATTTATTTAAAAAGCGGAATGGTTCACGCTGATTTCAATTTAAATAATGATACCAAGAAAATGCTCTGGGAGCTTTTAAGTAAAAAAGAGGAAATGTGA
- the rsgA gene encoding ribosome small subunit-dependent GTPase A, with protein sequence MQGLVLSGANNFFAVRTPEGNVVRCSIKGKKLKESRGYYNPLAPGDTVDIEYDTLHPDQGQITALVPRRNGFIRWNQKTRSPQLLAANIDLLLCVTTPANPPFRPRFTDRTLVQAAAEGIPALIIVNKIDLGISEPVRERIRDWQRIGIQVCEVSAKTGEGLEPLARLLSGKTCAVTGQSGVGKSSLLNSLDPSLALKTADISFKYDRGIHTTTQGVFLPMTFTAHDGMRLPFNIIDTPGIRHFALWGIKPEEVIFYFPEMEAAAIQCAFGLSCSHIHERGCRILEELDAGHIHPDRYESWRSMRDELTLLTADEY encoded by the coding sequence ATGCAGGGGCTGGTATTAAGCGGCGCAAATAATTTTTTTGCAGTACGCACACCCGAAGGCAACGTAGTGCGTTGTTCCATTAAGGGGAAAAAACTGAAAGAAAGCCGCGGGTATTACAATCCCTTAGCACCCGGTGATACGGTCGATATTGAATACGACACCCTCCATCCCGATCAGGGGCAAATTACGGCGCTTGTACCGCGGCGCAACGGTTTTATCCGCTGGAATCAGAAAACGCGCAGTCCGCAACTTCTAGCGGCAAACATCGACTTGCTGCTCTGCGTTACCACCCCTGCCAATCCCCCCTTCCGTCCGCGCTTTACCGACCGCACATTGGTTCAAGCCGCCGCGGAAGGTATCCCCGCACTTATCATTGTGAACAAAATCGATTTGGGCATTTCGGAACCGGTGCGGGAACGCATACGGGATTGGCAGCGCATTGGCATACAGGTATGCGAGGTGTCTGCAAAGACGGGGGAAGGACTTGAACCGCTCGCACGCCTCCTTTCGGGTAAAACCTGTGCCGTTACCGGACAGTCGGGTGTCGGAAAGTCGAGCTTACTGAATAGCCTTGACCCCAGCCTTGCGCTTAAAACCGCCGATATTTCGTTTAAGTACGACCGCGGTATCCATACGACAACGCAGGGCGTTTTTTTACCGATGACCTTTACCGCTCACGACGGAATGCGGCTGCCGTTTAACATCATCGACACCCCCGGTATCAGACACTTTGCACTCTGGGGCATTAAACCGGAAGAAGTCATCTTCTACTTTCCCGAAATGGAGGCCGCAGCAATACAGTGTGCTTTCGGGCTTTCCTGCTCACACATTCACGAACGCGGCTGCCGTATCTTGGAAGAACTGGACGCAGGGCATATCCACCCCGACCGCTACGAAAGCTGGCGTTCCATGCGCGATGAGTTGACACTGCTTACCGCGGACGAATACTAG